The genome window GGTGCCGGGAACTACTCCGTTCGCTGCTTTTCGGGGGCCGCAGGTGGTGGATGTCCTCCGCGAGTGACAGCGGTCGGCAGGGAGGACATCCGGGCCGACACGCCGGCCGCGCGCAGGGAACGGAGGAGATACCGGTCGCAGCTGCCGGGAACTCCTCCGTTCGCTGCGTTTGGGGGCCGCAGGCGGGGGATGTCCTCCGCGGGCGACAGCGGTCGGTAACGGAGGACATCCGGGGCGACACGCCGCTCCAACGCAGGCAACGGAGGAGATCCCGGCCGGAATGGCTGGGATGTCCTCCGTTAGCTGCGCCCGAGGAACGCGTCAGGCCGGGACGGCCGCCACCAGCTCTGCCGCCCGCTCCGCCACCATCATCACCGTGATGACCGGGTTCACCGACGTGAGGGTCGGGAACACCGACGCGTCCGCGATGCGGAGCCCGTCGATCCCGCGCACCCGCAGCTCCGGGTCGACCACCGCGAGCTCGTCGTCGGCCGCGCCCATCCGGCACGTCCCACTCACGTGGTACACCGTCTGGTGGATGTCGCGCTGCACGGCAGACAGCTCCTCGTCCGTCTGCACGTCGGGACCGGGGAAGACCTCCCGCACCAGGTGGCTGCGCATCGGCTCGGCCGCCGCGATCTCGCGGGCGAGCCGCACCCCGGCCACCAGCATCCGCTCGTCGTGCCCGTCCGCGTCCGTGAAGTAGCGGTAGTCGATCACCGGCGGCTCGTCCGGGTCGGCGGAAGCGATGGTGACGCGGCCGCGGCTGTGCGGCTTGGCCACGTTCGGCGCGATCGCGACGATGGACTCCGGGAACGAGACGCCGCGGGCGCGCGGGTGGTCGACCACCGGCTCCACAGGGAAGTGCATGAGGACGTCCGGCTTCGTCGGGTCGCCGTCCACGCCGACCATCGCGCCGGCGTCCCAGCCGGAGGCGGACACCCTGGGCGGAGGCGCCACGGCCTCCCAAACGACCAGGCCCTCGGCGTGGTCCTGGAGGTTCTCGCCCACCCCGGGCAGGTCGTGCACCAGGGTTACGCCCGCCGCCGACAGCACCGATGACGGCCCGATCCCGGAGAGCAGCAGCAGCCGCGGGGTGTCGATGGCGCCGCAGGCGAGCACGATCTCGCGGCGGGCGCGGACCTCGTGCAGAGCGCCCGACTCGTCGCTGTAGTGCACGGCGACGGCGCGGCCGGCCTCCACCACGATCCGCGAGGCCCGCGCCCCGGTGATGACCTCGAGCGCCGGGCGCGAGTCCATCACCTCGTGCAGGTAGTGGATGGAGCTCGACCCGCGCACGTTCGTCTCCGGGTCGTAGCCGACCTCGAAGAACCCGGCGCCGCGTGCCAGCGTGTCCGTGCGGCCGTCGTTCCAGCGCTCCTGCAGCGGGAGGCCGAGCGCCGTCACGGCGGAGGCGACCACGTCGGCGACGAACGGGTTGCGGTCCGCGGCGGCGACGGGATGCACCGGGATGGCGAGCCGGTCGAAGTAGGGCTGGAAGCTCGCGGCGTCCCAGCCGGCGGCCCCGGCCTCCACCCACTCATCGAGGTCAGCGGCGAGCGGCCGCCACGCGATCATCGTGTTCGCGGTCGAGCAGCCGCCGAGGATGCGCATGCGGGACTGCCGGATGGCGGAGTTGCCGCGCTCCTGCGGGACGCTGCGGTAGTCGAGGTCGTACTCGCTCTCGATCATCTCCTCCCAGCGCCGAATCTCGCGGGCCCGGCCCTCGTCGCGGTCGCTGGGTCCCCACTCCAGGAGGGCGACCGTGGCACCCGGATGCTCGGAGAGGCGGGCGGCGACGATGGCGCCCGCCGTGCCGCCGCCGACCACGACGTAGTCGTACTCGGCGGCGGGCTGGGCTGCTGGACGGAGGGTCATTCTGCTCCTGCGACGGGGGTGGTGAGGGAGGCGGCGGCCACGGCGGGCGCCTTCGACGGCGCCCACTTCATGAGCGCGTAGTAGAGCGGGCAGATCACGGCCAGGCCGACGATCCAGGAGATGTCGACGCCGCCGAGCGCGGTCGCGATCGGGCCGGTGTAGAACGCCGTGTTGATGAACGGCAGCTGGATGAGGATGCCCAGCACGTAGCAGATCACCGCGTTGCGGTTGACCCGGCCGTAGATGCCGCCGTCCTGGCGGAACAGCGAGGCGATGTCGTACTTGCCGTGCTTGACCGCGTAGTAGTCGACCAGGTTGACGGCGGTCCACGGGATGAGGACGCACAGCAGCAGGATCATCAGGTTCGACAGGTTGACCAGGAAGTTGGCCGAGAACGCGAAGCCGAGCACGAGCGCGACCAGGAAGAGGATGACCGCGATCGCCCCACGCGTGACGGCCCGCGGGATCCACTTCGGGAACAGCGTCTGCCCGATCGTGATGATGGCGAGGCTGCCGCAGTAGAGGTTCATCCCGTTGCTGACGCTGATGCCGACACCGAACACCAGCATCGCGAGCCCCGCGATCCCGGGGATGAGGGCGCTGAGCCCGGTCGCCACGTCGTCCTTCGGGAACGCCGCGCCGACGATGGAGCCGAGCACCATCGGGATGACCGACCCGGCCACGCAGCCGGCGAAGGTCGCCCAGAACGCGGCCCGCACGCCGGTGTCCTTCGGCATGTAGCGGGTGTAGTCCGACACGTACGGCGCGTAGGCGATCTGCCAGAGCGCCGCGACGGAGATGGTGCCCATGATGCCGGTGGCGGTCACCGAGCCGTAGCTGATGGCGCTCGCCGGGAGAGTGCCCGCGGCGAAGATGTAGATGAAGACGATGGCGATGGTGAGGCCGGCGACGACGCTCATCACCGTGCCGAAGACGTGCAGCAGCCGATAGCCGAAGACGGCGCCGAATACACTGATCAGGCCGACGATCACGGTTGACCAGAACGTGCCCAGATGCGCGAGGGAGTCGAGCGCCTGCCCGCCCAGGATCACGTTCGAGGCGAAGAACGCCACGTACATCCCGACCACGATCACGACGACCAGGAGGCTGCCGTACGACCCGAACTGCGCCCGGGTCTGCAGCATCTGCGGCACGCCCATCTGCGGGCCCTGCGCGGCGTGCAGCGCCATCACGACGCCGCCGATCAGGTTGCCGACGATGAGAGCCACGATCGCCGCCCAGATCGGAAGGCCGTACACGGCGGTGGCGAGGAGCCCGGTCGCGATCGACAGCATCATGATGTTGCCGCCGAACCAGATCGTGAAGAGGTTGCGCGCCTTGCCGTGCCGCTCGTTCTCCGGGATGTAGTCGATGGTGCGGGTCTCGACGCCGAGGGCGTCCGTGCGGACCTCTGTGGTCATGATGTGCTCCTCGTCGTCGATTGGATAGAAGCTTCTGCTCTCCGGCGGCATCTATCAAGTAAGGTTGCCTGAAGCACTGCATCACTTCGCGAGATACAGCGCCGTGAGTAACAGGACCGAAACACAGCCGTCACATCGGCGGACCGACGGAGGCCGGCCATGAGCAAGAAGCCCGACGTCACGCTCGCGCAGCTCCGCTACTTCATCGAGGCAGCGACGCACCTCTCGATGACCCGCGCGGCCGAGGAGCTCTTCGTCGCCCAGTCCGCCGTCTCGTCCGCCATCGCGCAGCTGGAGCAGCAGGTCGGCGCGCAGCTCTTCATCCGGCAGCGCTCGCGCGGACTGACCCTCACGCCGGCCGGGCAGCAGTTCCTCGGCGACGCGCGGGCGCTGTTGCTCAACCTGGAGGAGGCGCTCGACACCGCGCGCGGGATCGACAACCAGGTCCGCGGCACCATCCGGATCGGCTGCTTCGTCACGCTCGCGCCCTTCATCCTCCCGGCGATCGTCAGCCGCGTGCGGGCGGAGCACCCCTACCTCGACATCGAGGTGGACGAGCTGGACACCGACGGCGCCAGGGCGGCGCTGCGCAGCGGCCGGGTCGAACTGCTGATCGGCTACGACTTCGGCTTCGGCAACGACATCCGCACCGCCGTGCTCTCCGACGCTCCCCCGCACGTGATCCTGCCGGCCGACCACCCGCTGGCGTCCTCGCCGCAGGTCTTCCTGCGCGAGCTGTCGCGCGAGCCGATGATCCTGCTCGACCTGCCGCACAGCCGGGAGTACTTCCTCGGCATCCTCGCCGGCGCCGGGCTCCAGCCGGAGATCCGGCACCGCTCGCTCAACTACGAGACCGTGCGCGCGTTCGTCGCGCACGGTCACGGCTTCTCGATCCTCAACCAGCGGCCGCGGCACGACTTCAGCTACGACGGCGAGCGGGTGGCCGCGCTGCCGATCGCGGACAGCGTCCCAGCCCTGCCCGTGGTGCTCGCGGCGATGCGCTCGGTGCGGGCGACCGCGCGGGCGCGCGCGGTGAGCGACATCGCGGCCCAGGTGGTAGCGGAGGCGCTGAACCCGGAGCCGCTGCGGTCCTGAGGGGTCGAGGAGGCTTCCGGATTTCGGGCAGGTTTCAGGCGCATCACACATCTGCATGGATGATGAACTGATCCAGCCGAAACTATTTGCGTGATCCAGACCGTGCGTCGAGACTGGTCGGATACGCGAAAGGGACGCCGATGACGAGTCTGCACTTCACGAACGCCCGCCTGTACCTCGGGGACGGGGTCTGGCGAGACGGCGGCGTGCTGGTGCGGGACGGCCTGATCGCGGCCGTGGGCACGGACGACGAGCTCGCCGCGCTGCGCGACGCGGACACGGAGGTGCGGGACGCCGCGGGCGGCTCCCTGCTCCCCGGCTTCCACGACACGCACGTTCACCCGCCGATGGCCGGCAGCTCGCTGCTCGGCATCGACCTCATGCCGGTGCACGACGCCGCCGCCTACCGCCGGGTCATCGCAGAGTACGCCGCCGCTCATCCCGAGCTCGGCGTCATCGTCGGCGTCGGCTGGTACGGCGACGTCTTCCCCGGCGGCTTCCCCACCCGGGAGCTGCTCGACGACATCGTGCCCGACCGGCCGGTCATCCTCACCAGCCACGACGGTCACGGCGTCTGGGTGAACTCCCGGGCGCTGGAGGCCGCGGGCGTCGGCGACGACGTGGCCGATCCGCTCGGCGGCCGGTTCGTGCGCGACGACGCCGGGCGGCTGACGGGTGTGCTGCTCGACACCGCGGTCCAGGCGCTCGCGGCGATCACGCCGCCGCCCCCGCCCGGTTTCCTGGAGGAGGCGATCCTGTCCGCGCAGCAGCGCCTGCACTCCGTCGGGATCACCACCTGGCACGACGCCGCCGTCGGCACGAGCGAGCTCGGGCCGGACTCCTTCGACAGCTACCTCGCCCTCGCGTCGCACGGCGACCTGACCGCGCGCGTGGTGCTCTGCCAGTGGTGGGACCGGGATCGCGGGCTCGAGCAGGTGGACGAGCTGGTCGCGCGGCGGTCGCGTGCGGCGGAGGTCCCCGGCGTGACGGCCGGCGTCGTCAAGATCATGCAGGACGGCGTCATCGAGAACCACACCGGCGCCCTGCTGGAGGACTACGCCGACGGCTCGGGAGAGCGCGGCGACTCCTTCGTCCCGCCGGAGCTGCTGAAGACGATCGTGGCCGAGCTGGACGCGCGCGAATTCGACGTGCACCTGCACGCCGTGGGCGACCGGGCCGTGCGGGAATGCCTGGACGCGGTCGAGCACGCGCGCGCCGTCAACGGGCCGGACGGCGGGCGCCACCAGCTCGCCCACCTCGACGTGGTGGACCCGGCCGACTTCGACCGCTTCGCGGCGCTGGACGTGACCGCGAACGCGCAGCTGCTCTGGGCGCGCACCGACACCGAGATCGTGGAGCGGAAGCTGCCGATGATGGGCCACGACCGCGCGGGCAGGCACTTCCCGTTCGAGTCGCTGCGGCGGCACGGCGCCCGCATCGTCGGCGGCAGCGACTGGCCGGTGTCCGCCCCGAACCCGCTCTGGGCGATGCACACCGGTACGACCCGGCTGGCGCCCTCCACCGACCCGCACGCCACCGGGCAGGCGCTCACCGAACCGCTGCTCGCCGCCGAGGCACTGCCGTTCGTGACCGTCCTCGACGCGTACACCGGAACCGCCGCCTGGGTCGGGCGGCTGGAGGACACCACAGGCCGGCTCGCGCCGGGCTTCGCCGCCGACCTCGTGCTCCTCGACCGCGACATCTCGGACGGACGCGGCCTGGACACCGCGACCGTCGTCGAAACCGTCGTCGGCGGCCGCACCGTCCACCGCGCGTAGCCGTCACGCGATCCGCGCCGGAATGTCGCTTATCGCGGCGGGAACGGCGACATATCGACGATATCGTTCGTCAGCGAGCGCAGCGGGCTGTTCGCGGACGAGGCCGAGGTCGGCGGCTCTCAGTGAAAAGCCCCGGCGTCCGCGCGAGGGTAATGGCGGGGCGCGGCGCCGGGGCTTCGAGGGTGCCGGTCAGTAGGAGGAGCTGGAGTACCCGGCTGAAGCGGCGAACACGATCGTCAGGACGGTGAAGAGCACGACGAAGGCGATGTAGACGTAGCCGATGACGAGGCCGGCGATCGCGAGGCCTCGGCCGCTTTCGCCGGTGCGCTTGATCTGACCGAGGGCGATGTGCCCACAGATCACACCGGCGAGCGGGAAGACGAACGCGCCGACGAGGGCGATGATCGCCAACACGTTGGTGCCGCTCTTCTGCGCCGGGTACGGGGCATAGGCAGGCGCGGCCGGTGGGTAGGCGTTCGGGTTCTGGTCGGTCATGGTGAGGTGACTCCGATCTGTGGGGTGGGTGAGGTGGCTAGTTCTGGGAGATGCTGTCGCCGAGGATGCCGGCGGGGTGGGCGGCGGCAGCGATGGCGTTGGCAGTCTCCTGGAACGCCGTGTCCGTTTTGGCGGCGCCGATCGCTCCGCCCTTCAACGCCCCTGACACCATGTTGCGGTTCAGGCGCGCGACCAGGCGGCCCTGCTGATCGACCATGAAGTCGACGAGGAAGGACACCTGGAAGTTCTTGCCCGCCATCGCACCCAGCCAGAACGTTCGGGCGGCGCTGCCGCGCTTGGCGAGCAGACCACCGGACGGGGTCGTCGTGACGGTGAAGCCCTCGGCCTGGAGCGCGGAGGTGACGAGTTGCTTGGCGGCCTCGTGGTCGCCGAGCAGGAAGAAGTCGTGGGCGGACGCCATGGTGGATTCCTCGGGTTCTCGGGGCGGGGGTTGGTCACCTGAAGGGTGCGACGGGGACACTCTATCGGGGGACGAATGCTTCCGCATCCCGCTGGCCCAGCGGGGGTACTGCTGTCTGGCTCAGCGCGGTCATCCCATTTCGTCGACGAAGGGCGGCAGGCGCCTGGCGCCTTGGCCGTCTTTCCCGAGGACGTCGCCGGGGTTCATGACGAGGCACACACTGAGGGAGACGCACCCGCAACCGATGCACTGGCTCATCTCGCTCTGCAGGCGTTCCAGCTCACGCTGACGGGCGGTGAGTTTCGCGCGCCAGTGCTCGTTGAGGCGGTTCCAGTCCCGGAGTGAAGGCATCCGGTCGCGGGGAAGGGACTCGAACTGCTCCGCTACCTCGCTGAGCGGGATTCCGAGCCGCTTGGCCACCTGGATGATCGCGATCCGGCGTTCCATGTGCCGTGGATACAGGCGGGTGCCGCCCGGCGTCCGCTGGGTGTGGATCAGGCCCTTGCGTTCGTAGAAATGCAGCGCGGAGGCGCTGACTCCGGTTCGCCTGACGACCTCCCCGATGGTGAGAAGGTCCGTCGGCTTGGGCCGTTTGATCTCAACCATAGTTGAGATCCTACGCTGACAGACATGACCACCCAGACAACATCGGCTCCTTCCTGGCGGGCGCTCTTCAGGGGCGCGAACGGACGCATCGTCATCGTCCTCAGCGGCAGCATCGCGCTCTACGCGATCACGACGTACATCACCGGTGCGGTGCTGCCTGCGATGACCGAACAGCTGCACGGAGACCGCCTGTATGCGTGGGTGAACACCGCGTTCCTCGCCGCGTCCATCGTCGGCTCCGCCAGCGCGAGCGCGTTGGCTTCGCGGTTCGGCATCCGTGCGTCGTACCTGCTCGGCTTCCTCGTCTTCGCCGCGGGGTCCGTCCTCATCGCCGTGTCGCCGACGATGGAGGTCATCGTGGCCGGTCGGGCGGCCGAGGGATTCGGCGGCGGATTGCTCTCGGCTCTCGCTTATGTGGCGGTCAGCATCACGCTTCCCGCGGAGCTCTGGGGGCGAGCCACCGCCCTTGTCTCCGCGATGTGGGGAGTCGGCGGCATCGCGGGCCCTGCGGTCGGCGGCCTCTTCGGTACGGCCGACGTGTGGCGCCTGCCGTTCGTCCTTCTGGCGGGTATCGCCCTCGCGCTGGCTCTCCAAGCGCAGAGGTCCGTGAAGACCGCCGGCGGTGGCCGGAGCGGTGGAGGCAGCCACCGCGGCTCGATCGCGGTCCCCTCGCTCCTGATCGTCCTGCTCGCGGTATCCGGGTTCAGTGCCGCAGCCCTCTTCGACGGTCCGGCGCGACTGGGCTGGTTCGCCGCGAGCGTTGTCCTGCTCGGGATGTTCGTCATCGTCGATGCACGCTCGAAGACGAGCCTCCTGCCGCGCGCGACGTATCTGCGCGGGTCCGATCTGCGCTGGATCTACCTCCTCGTCGCGGTACTGGCCGGGTCGGTGATGATCGAGGCGTTCATCCCCCTCTTCGGTCAGACCCTCGGCGGCCTGCCGCCGTTCGCGGCAGGGTATCTCGGAGCCGTTCCCTCCGTCGGCTGGACGACCGCCCAGTTCCTGAGCGCTTCCGTCGCGAGCGAGCGCACCAAGCGCACTGTGCGCACCGTCGGCCCGGTCGTGACCCTCGCCGGTTTCGTCGCTCTGGCCGTGACGCCGCCGACGAGTGGATTCGGGATGCTGTGGTGGCTCCCAGCGCTGATGGCGATCGGCGCCGGCGTGGGAATGGCGTTCCCGCATTTGGCCGTGGCGGCGATGTCGACCGGCCGCGACGAGGGAGAGTCCGCACAAGCGTCTGCCGGCATCAGCGTCGTTCAACTGCTCAGCAACACCGTGTTCACGTCCGTGTGCGGGCTGCTGCTCTCCACACGGATCGCGGGAGCCGCAGCTCCTCAGGTGATGGCGACCGGGCTTGCGGTCATCGTCGCCGCGGGCGTGGCGGTGGCCTTCACCGGATTGCGACGGAACCGGCGGGCACGATCGTTCCGGCGGTGACGGTGCCGATCGCGCCG of Leifsonia shinshuensis contains these proteins:
- a CDS encoding amidohydrolase, with the protein product MTSLHFTNARLYLGDGVWRDGGVLVRDGLIAAVGTDDELAALRDADTEVRDAAGGSLLPGFHDTHVHPPMAGSSLLGIDLMPVHDAAAYRRVIAEYAAAHPELGVIVGVGWYGDVFPGGFPTRELLDDIVPDRPVILTSHDGHGVWVNSRALEAAGVGDDVADPLGGRFVRDDAGRLTGVLLDTAVQALAAITPPPPPGFLEEAILSAQQRLHSVGITTWHDAAVGTSELGPDSFDSYLALASHGDLTARVVLCQWWDRDRGLEQVDELVARRSRAAEVPGVTAGVVKIMQDGVIENHTGALLEDYADGSGERGDSFVPPELLKTIVAELDAREFDVHLHAVGDRAVRECLDAVEHARAVNGPDGGRHQLAHLDVVDPADFDRFAALDVTANAQLLWARTDTEIVERKLPMMGHDRAGRHFPFESLRRHGARIVGGSDWPVSAPNPLWAMHTGTTRLAPSTDPHATGQALTEPLLAAEALPFVTVLDAYTGTAAWVGRLEDTTGRLAPGFAADLVLLDRDISDGRGLDTATVVETVVGGRTVHRA
- a CDS encoding LysR family transcriptional regulator; protein product: MSKKPDVTLAQLRYFIEAATHLSMTRAAEELFVAQSAVSSAIAQLEQQVGAQLFIRQRSRGLTLTPAGQQFLGDARALLLNLEEALDTARGIDNQVRGTIRIGCFVTLAPFILPAIVSRVRAEHPYLDIEVDELDTDGARAALRSGRVELLIGYDFGFGNDIRTAVLSDAPPHVILPADHPLASSPQVFLRELSREPMILLDLPHSREYFLGILAGAGLQPEIRHRSLNYETVRAFVAHGHGFSILNQRPRHDFSYDGERVAALPIADSVPALPVVLAAMRSVRATARARAVSDIAAQVVAEALNPEPLRS
- a CDS encoding GMC family oxidoreductase, yielding MTLRPAAQPAAEYDYVVVGGGTAGAIVAARLSEHPGATVALLEWGPSDRDEGRAREIRRWEEMIESEYDLDYRSVPQERGNSAIRQSRMRILGGCSTANTMIAWRPLAADLDEWVEAGAAGWDAASFQPYFDRLAIPVHPVAAADRNPFVADVVASAVTALGLPLQERWNDGRTDTLARGAGFFEVGYDPETNVRGSSSIHYLHEVMDSRPALEVITGARASRIVVEAGRAVAVHYSDESGALHEVRARREIVLACGAIDTPRLLLLSGIGPSSVLSAAGVTLVHDLPGVGENLQDHAEGLVVWEAVAPPPRVSASGWDAGAMVGVDGDPTKPDVLMHFPVEPVVDHPRARGVSFPESIVAIAPNVAKPHSRGRVTIASADPDEPPVIDYRYFTDADGHDERMLVAGVRLAREIAAAEPMRSHLVREVFPGPDVQTDEELSAVQRDIHQTVYHVSGTCRMGAADDELAVVDPELRVRGIDGLRIADASVFPTLTSVNPVITVMMVAERAAELVAAVPA
- a CDS encoding MFS transporter encodes the protein MTTQTTSAPSWRALFRGANGRIVIVLSGSIALYAITTYITGAVLPAMTEQLHGDRLYAWVNTAFLAASIVGSASASALASRFGIRASYLLGFLVFAAGSVLIAVSPTMEVIVAGRAAEGFGGGLLSALAYVAVSITLPAELWGRATALVSAMWGVGGIAGPAVGGLFGTADVWRLPFVLLAGIALALALQAQRSVKTAGGGRSGGGSHRGSIAVPSLLIVLLAVSGFSAAALFDGPARLGWFAASVVLLGMFVIVDARSKTSLLPRATYLRGSDLRWIYLLVAVLAGSVMIEAFIPLFGQTLGGLPPFAAGYLGAVPSVGWTTAQFLSASVASERTKRTVRTVGPVVTLAGFVALAVTPPTSGFGMLWWLPALMAIGAGVGMAFPHLAVAAMSTGRDEGESAQASAGISVVQLLSNTVFTSVCGLLLSTRIAGAAAPQVMATGLAVIVAAGVAVAFTGLRRNRRARSFRR
- a CDS encoding purine-cytosine permease family protein is translated as MTTEVRTDALGVETRTIDYIPENERHGKARNLFTIWFGGNIMMLSIATGLLATAVYGLPIWAAIVALIVGNLIGGVVMALHAAQGPQMGVPQMLQTRAQFGSYGSLLVVVIVVGMYVAFFASNVILGGQALDSLAHLGTFWSTVIVGLISVFGAVFGYRLLHVFGTVMSVVAGLTIAIVFIYIFAAGTLPASAISYGSVTATGIMGTISVAALWQIAYAPYVSDYTRYMPKDTGVRAAFWATFAGCVAGSVIPMVLGSIVGAAFPKDDVATGLSALIPGIAGLAMLVFGVGISVSNGMNLYCGSLAIITIGQTLFPKWIPRAVTRGAIAVILFLVALVLGFAFSANFLVNLSNLMILLLCVLIPWTAVNLVDYYAVKHGKYDIASLFRQDGGIYGRVNRNAVICYVLGILIQLPFINTAFYTGPIATALGGVDISWIVGLAVICPLYYALMKWAPSKAPAVAAASLTTPVAGAE
- the soxR gene encoding redox-sensitive transcriptional activator SoxR; translation: MVEIKRPKPTDLLTIGEVVRRTGVSASALHFYERKGLIHTQRTPGGTRLYPRHMERRIAIIQVAKRLGIPLSEVAEQFESLPRDRMPSLRDWNRLNEHWRAKLTARQRELERLQSEMSQCIGCGCVSLSVCLVMNPGDVLGKDGQGARRLPPFVDEMG
- a CDS encoding DUF4190 domain-containing protein; the encoded protein is MTDQNPNAYPPAAPAYAPYPAQKSGTNVLAIIALVGAFVFPLAGVICGHIALGQIKRTGESGRGLAIAGLVIGYVYIAFVVLFTVLTIVFAASAGYSSSSY